The Anopheles gambiae chromosome 2, idAnoGambNW_F1_1, whole genome shotgun sequence genomic sequence CCTTGTGGGGTGACTCGATGCTGCAACTACCATAAGGGCGTCCCCCTTGTGTCCACCATCGTCACGATTTgttgaatataaataatcTATTCATTATTTTGAAATCTTCGCTTCGCTTCGGGGGGGCTATGCTTCCGAACGTCACCGAGCGAAGCGTCCGCCTCAAACGATCGCGCTGGATGCGATCCCGTGCAAGAAGAATGACTAATTTTCTTAATTAGTTACTCCATTTATGCTACAAGATTTATCGTTCCCTGCGTTTCGCTGCCTCCCTCCTTTGTACTTCACATCCACGTCCGGTGCGGAAAAGAATTTATGTTAAGATTTAAGAGGACAGCATTCTTTCATCACCACGCCCGGGACGTTGGACCCGGGACGGAGGGGAGGAGTGTGACGAACACGAACACCCACATACCTGTATTAGCGCGGAGGCAACCGCAACCACGGCGACACGAATCATGTTCATCTCGATGCTCTTCACGAACACGTGCATGCAGCCGGTGTTGAAGACTTTCGTGTCGATCGGATCGTAGCAGGACCAGGGGAAGCCCATCTGCTTGTTCTTCTTGTAGTCATGGATGCCATTGTACCCGCAGCAAcggaactgtgtgtgtgtgccaaaaAGAGAGATTTATATGATTTACGATAAAACAATAGATATACGTTAGCACGCTAGCGCATCACTTACATCCCGCTGCAATCGGTTCCAGATGTGCGTCTGATCGTTCGTGTTGTCTTTTGCCAGAAACTCGGTAAAGCTCGTCTCGATCGCCACCTCGGCCGGTACGATCAGATGCGCCTTGGTGGCGACCGACCACCCACTCACTAAGAATAAGATCACAATGAAGAGCACTAAAAATGCGCAGAACTGAAAACGAAACAGTGAATTAAGTTGTGTATGTTCACATTCGTTGGAGTTGGATTAGAAGAAAGGTGATGTTAGTATTACCAATCCTAAGTAACACCGCTGCTTCCGGCTCGTGGACGTCCAGCCAAGGTAGCAGAGGGCTTGGGAGATTATGCCGAGCCCGATCAGCACGGCAAACGGTTCCCAGAACTGATTCTTTACGATCGGCGCGTACTGCTTATGGGTCCAGAGTAGGAATGCTCCGATTACTAGCTGTGCACCGCCACATATCTACATCGAACAGGAGGAGGGGGTTGTAAAGAtgggaaacaaaacattaaaaagatCACAAAAGGTAATAGAAAATTAGACGGATAAACACCATTAGCGATCATGCACCTCTCCTTTAATGCATCGTTCTTTGGTTCGTTTGTTCATGATCAATTTAATGCAGCTGTAGATAATTAATGAGGGCcttgaatctttgaaatgcaTCACAACTCGGAAAGGGGAGATACATTTGGAAATTAAACCCACACGGACCCCCGGTTCACAAAATAAAACGACCAACTACTATTAGCCAAGTTCATAAATTCCTTGCCCGCGAGAGGTCCCCGGTGCGCGAAGATGGATCTGTGCGCTGTTAGCATAAACAAATGTGTGAAAAGTTTatacactactactactactactagtacTACTAGCAGACAAGCTCACAGtctgcacagacacacactgtAGTGtgtaaaaataagataaacaATCGCTGTCTTAGAAGCAAACATACAAACGTTTTTCTTCACCTTCTCCCACaagacgagagagagagagagagagagagagccagtGTATAAGAATGTATAAGAAGTTCGGCTCTTCTTACCACGCGGCTCGGTTTCAATGGCTGATGAGCTATGACAGGGTAAAGATTTTGCTCAAGATGAGACTAATATTATGCAAAGCAGACCATTTCCGCTGATTGACACGTTAGTACACGCTGCTACTGTTGGGCTGTGGGGACCGGTTCTTGTCTATCAGATGATGGATAGCTGATGAGGATGGTCGGATTTCAAAACTAGAAGTATTGCAAGGCATTCTAACAAAATAACAATGGGAATAATAAACGCATTGATCCATTAGCAATTAGGACGCCCAATGGAAGTGCCTGGAATTTTCCAGATCGCTGACAATCACGCTACGGAGGACAAATAGAATAAGAGTAAATGTTTACCCGTGCTCATAGgtcaaacatcatcatcatcgtcggcTCGGTTCGCTTTCTCGGAGCTGAGATGATTGAGACTGTCGTGACAATACTGTACATTAATCCCTGAATACCCGAACCCGAGAACAGTCGAGCCGTGTCTTAAGAGATCTGTTTACAAATCTCTAAACACTCGTAACTTTCCTTTGGGGACAAATTCCCCTTTCCGATTGAAATCTCTGTAATagggtacacacacacaaacacacatcataTACACAATGTGACCGCCGGAGGGTTTGTGTCTTTGAATTCTTCCGCAAGCAGCAATCACTCTAAACCCCATTTTTCACACCCATCGCTCAAGCAAGCTCCAACCAAACTCCCATCCGCCCGTTATGGATGTCACCAGCACGATCGACGACCAacaacggcggtggcggcttGAGTACTCATGTCACGTCCAACGTTCATAATAGTAAAAAGTTTACTGTTCACCGtccttccttcccttctcAATCGTCATCTCCGTATCCCAGGGTTTGTGGCCGCCTCAACCACCCGAGAATGTAACATAATCCAAACAAAAGCATATTCAAAACCCATTCCGAGCACGAATACAAGAAccacgagcgcgcgcgcgctcgctcgcgacacattttccccttttcctGGCCTAAAGAAGTGAGTGGAGTGTTGGAACGTAAAACTAACGGAACGATTATTCGGAAACTACAGGGCCGCGGGTTTGTGGCGATTATGAAGTTTTTTTCCGGGTTTGCGATGATGCCCACTCGGTCACCGTGTCATGCATAATGCATATTCTCTGTCGATGGCAAAAAGCCATCCATTGATGGTGTGTACGAAGATGAGCCCCCATTCGAAGATGAGTTGTCTGTTTATATTTCCCGCCAGTATTTTTTGGACATAAAGCTTCACCAGTCAGTCTGAACGCGTGCCACTCTTTCCATAACAATAATCGGAACGATCGAGCTGTGCTGCGCGATTTGCGAGCTTTTGTGATAGAATTTACAAAACATTGGCCATAATAATGACCCAGCATCTAAGTGCTGCCACACCAGCATTTCCGACCGGCCGAGTGTTGAGACACGAACTGGCACTTATTACCGGCATGGGGGTAATTTACAATTCCGCATAATAAATTCTGAAGTTTTGCTTTCTAAAGGATCGATAAACCTACGGGCGGCGCGATTGGGGAATGATGGTACGAAAATGTGAAGAATTTTATTTAGTAAACTTTCGCACCATTAGgaaaacacaaaccacaaaacaCGCGAGCTGGAATTGTGCAAACGAATCACTCCGGTCTGTTGGGCTTGCACAAGACGTTGCCCGGTTCCCGTAAACTAAACCTAGCAATTTCGTTGTCTAATTTGACGTTTTTATTCTCCACACATACGGCCCTTTATTAGCTTCCACTCTCGCTTTTTAATGTACCGAGGAGTATGACATAATTTTGAGGGAAAATTTATTGGAGCATCCAAAGCCGACGGCCACacagcatcacacacacactttaggGACATCATTCGTAGGTTCGCGCGATGGGTCCTACTCGCGCGCATAGCGTGCATTTCACGTGGTTTCGTACCCCGCTAGACGACGACAACGTTCGATTTGGTTTGGGTTTGAAGGcaagcaaaaaagaacaaaaatatcAACCAATAGCGCATCCCTAGAGAACGATACCTCGATTCATATGTGGTCTACTTGCCAACAAGCACCAGCATCTTTGACACACATAGACCTTAGAGACCGGCTGTGAGAAGATGACTTTGCGGCAACATATGCAAAAAACAGCctatcgagagagagagagagctcgtTTGAATGATTTTCAGTAAATGAAGTGTGACTACAAAtcatcttttttgtgtgtctgtgccgaCGTTAATGATGTTAGTAACGCTgctagaaagagaaagagagatgcgAGCTCTAATGTACTAAAGGCGTAACTGTTATTTTGTCCTCATTTTCTCTCTAATATCTAGAACAAAAATATGCTACACTCTTGAACATTAGTAAAGCACGACCCCAACATTCAATAAAAAGGTTCCAGGAAGCTACAAACATTCCAAACCATTGAATGATCATGGTTTTACTGGCGGTGGTGTAAAATCATGTCTAAAAGCCCATAAAAATGTTCTCTTTGAAGTGATAAGTTACAGATGCGTGGTGCTCGACCATAAAAGATTAATGAAACGCACACGACGAGATCATCCGGTCCCCTTGATCGAGTTTTGAGTGGTCGAGAAATATTGTATCGTAATGAGGGAGAGAGTTCAGTCCCTCCTGTTAATTAAAGTCCGTTTTCGAAAAACCGAAACCGCTAGAGTTTGCGGTCTGTGACGATTGACACGTTACCGCCATGACCACACGGGGGCAAACACGGGGACAGCTCTGAAAGTCTGCACTGATTGCCACACCCATTAGCACCACTCCCTTCTAAGGGACCCTAAGCCTGGGGACCCGGTTTTTTCGCATCTTTTCCCTAGCGATGAGAGAGCTGCGATGACTACCATTACCACACCACGACCGTGTATGGAAAGACTCACGATTCTAAACTTAGACAGCCCTTCCCATCAGCTGGCCAATGTGTCTCGTATGAGGTAGGGGAACCCCATCTCCAATACGTCGTATGTATGTCTACCTTCGAGACAACTTCGACTGGATGTGAATTACCGGCGTCGAGTGAACCCTAAAGTACGACTACTCTCGTACCCGATCCGAAGGCCTTCTAATGCATCTATCGGGATCGGCGGGGGCAAGCGGGCCAAGCAAAAGAACTTGAACGGTTGAATGATCTTACTGCGATACTCCTCCAAACGGGGAGGGCCCTAAGCCCATCCCAttccaaacccccccccctctcctcattttctttccaaaaacacaccgttttgtttatttatacttCTTGGGTTCGCGTTGGAAGAAGTTGGAGTGTGTATCGTGCTTTCGCGGCGATACTCGTACTTGATCGAAATTCTTGAACTCGAAACATCTCCAGATGCGAGACGAGAAGGAGGGTGTTGTATGTGCTCTTCTTCTACTACTTCACCATCGTCATCGGCATCGATCGATTCTCCAGAAATTCGCCATACGCACAGCGAAGATGTTGTGTGATCGTCATCAACAGGGAGAGAGCCGAACATGGGAAAACCttagtttgtttgcttttccgaTTTGGGAAAACTGCAACATTATTGCCGTTTAATTTGCTTGTGTTCACTGGCCCAGTGCTGAGTCGGCACGGCTTGCAGCacgaaacagcaaacagcaaacaggacCGATCAAAACATGTCCAATTTGCACCATTCTTTGtaatacacgcacacaaaaactgtTGGGTGTTAATGTACATGAAGAACACAGCACGATCAAACAGAACCATAAATACCGGAAGTAACAAAAGGGATCCTCGTTCTTTTGAAGTGTTCCGCCACACGATCTAACGCTTTGTGCTGTCGTATTATTTCAGTCACAGTCACAAGGAAGTGGTCCCAACAAATTTTGGAGTTTTCTTTCTGCTAAATGGTTCAGCCTTTTTTGCACCTTGGGACCGAACTCGTTTGATCCAGCACTGCGAAGAAGTGAACGGTTGTTTAGCGTTAATTATCATCTGCATGATAAGTAATCTTCCAAACAATA encodes the following:
- the LOC1269921 gene encoding tetraspanin-1 isoform X2, producing MICGGAQLVIGAFLLWTHKQYAPIVKNQFWEPFAVLIGLGIISQALCYLGWTSTSRKQRCYLGLFCAFLVLFIVILFLVSGWSVATKAHLIVPAEVAIETSFTEFLAKDNTNDQTHIWNRLQRDFRCCGYNGIHDYKKNKQMGFPWSCYDPIDTKVFNTGCMHVFVKSIEMNMIRVAVVAVASALIQSLGIFCAIQLTMLLRRPTLMLPNGDNNHSVRVKRTRELTPLSPVTIGNPTPHSSSKPPIPLKPVVPRVEQPVMKSSH
- the LOC1269921 gene encoding CD9 antigen isoform X1, whose protein sequence is MRLSARIKCFKYLVYAYVILISICGGAQLVIGAFLLWTHKQYAPIVKNQFWEPFAVLIGLGIISQALCYLGWTSTSRKQRCYLGLFCAFLVLFIVILFLVSGWSVATKAHLIVPAEVAIETSFTEFLAKDNTNDQTHIWNRLQRDFRCCGYNGIHDYKKNKQMGFPWSCYDPIDTKVFNTGCMHVFVKSIEMNMIRVAVVAVASALIQSLGIFCAIQLTMLLRRPTLMLPNGDNNHSVRVKRTRELTPLSPVTIGNPTPHSSSKPPIPLKPVVPRVEQPVMKSSH